The Xanthocytophaga agilis genome has a window encoding:
- a CDS encoding SusC/RagA family TonB-linked outer membrane protein — translation MKRNFTLFCVMLLTLCISIPFAQAQSTSQTFSIQGKVTEGKSNEPLPGVSVLLKGTNQGTTSDTEGRYSIEVTKGAVLVFSFIGYSSKEITITNQTTIDIALSTDEQLLSEVTVTALGIKREKKALGYAVSDVGSENIANNGETNPIASIAGKVAGVNISSTTAGPTGSSRVVIRGIRELQGSNQPLYVIDGVPAVNGNIGSASQWGGFDLGDGLSDINPNDIESISVLKGSAAAALYGSRALNGVILITTKNGKANKGIGVEFNSSFTLDQISTRMDARQKTYGQGNDGIFPTDPLQARNITSNWGPRFEDFETITQADGTVRPYRYMDDNIQGFFRTGKTFMNTLAVSGGKDGNTARLSYSNITNEDIVPKSGYDKNIIAIRATSKITEKLSVDTKINYALEQVRNRPALTDEVTNIGNGLLGLAANFDQAWLQDYMNPDGTYKNYTGNIYRANPYWTLNKTFNRSSKERTGGYINLTYKLNHLFSLNLQAGTDFFSFTHENFYDKYTPAYDGGALNQLSMNTKETNFQGLLNFNKDLSSTLKLSAMLGANLMKYRSKGNNISGTQIIEPGTANLVNFSEKLIQPFDNRKEIQSVFASAQLSYKEFLFLNLQGRNDWASTLPPQNNSFFYPSADVSFVLSDAFQISSPVLSFAKLRTSLGQVGSDFDPYKTTFAYSLTGRTIRGYPMGEILGGSIPNAQLKPQIKTSFEVGADVRLFQDRIGIDLTYYDEVTNDVLLDITVPETTGFNTASLNAAKLRNRGVELLLTTTPVRLDNGFQWDLSLNFAKNVNKVVELSDLLETFTVAEARWAGATIIAEKGKPFGTIKGNGFLRDENGNRVFNSSNGEPLPTTQPISLGNTLPNWTGGVITSVSYKGFQIKAAIDIRMGGDIFSMSNMTMHMNGSHANTEAGRDSWNEYQQERQAAQRAAQQAGQEANVDDPTSPYYVDRANRGYIGVGVNQEGDVNNIAISPAAYWQSIGNNIPEPFIYDASYIKLRDLGLNYTFSSNLLKKTPFKTVTLGVIGRNLWIIHKNTPNIDPESNYNNGNGQGFEYGSLPGRRRYGFNLIVKF, via the coding sequence ATGAAGAGAAATTTTACGCTTTTCTGCGTCATGTTACTTACTTTGTGTATATCCATACCATTTGCACAAGCACAAAGCACTTCCCAGACATTCTCCATTCAGGGAAAAGTTACTGAGGGAAAAAGCAATGAACCCTTGCCGGGTGTGTCTGTCCTTCTAAAGGGCACCAATCAGGGCACCACTTCGGACACAGAAGGTCGCTATTCTATTGAGGTAACCAAAGGAGCTGTTCTTGTATTCTCCTTTATCGGCTATAGCTCAAAAGAGATTACAATTACCAATCAGACTACCATTGACATCGCACTTTCTACCGATGAGCAACTTCTGTCAGAGGTAACAGTTACAGCTCTGGGGATTAAGCGTGAGAAAAAGGCTCTTGGATATGCCGTTTCGGATGTGGGAAGTGAAAACATTGCCAATAATGGTGAGACTAATCCGATTGCTTCCATTGCTGGAAAAGTAGCTGGGGTAAATATTTCCTCTACTACAGCTGGTCCTACAGGGTCAAGCCGGGTAGTGATACGGGGAATTCGGGAGTTACAGGGGAGCAATCAGCCTTTGTATGTAATTGATGGGGTACCGGCTGTAAACGGAAACATAGGAAGTGCCAGCCAATGGGGAGGATTTGACTTGGGAGATGGCCTTTCGGATATAAATCCAAATGATATTGAGTCTATTTCTGTATTGAAAGGTTCTGCCGCGGCTGCACTATATGGAAGCCGGGCACTGAATGGAGTTATTCTGATTACTACCAAAAACGGAAAAGCTAACAAAGGTATTGGAGTGGAATTTAATAGTTCATTTACACTGGATCAGATTTCTACCCGTATGGATGCTCGTCAGAAAACGTATGGGCAGGGGAATGATGGTATCTTTCCTACAGATCCTTTGCAGGCACGTAATATCACCAGTAATTGGGGACCACGTTTTGAAGATTTTGAAACTATCACTCAAGCCGATGGTACAGTAAGACCTTATCGTTATATGGATGATAACATTCAGGGATTCTTTCGGACAGGTAAGACATTTATGAACACACTTGCCGTCTCTGGCGGAAAAGATGGCAACACAGCTCGGTTGTCCTACTCCAATATCACAAATGAAGATATTGTACCCAAAAGCGGATATGATAAAAACATTATTGCTATCCGGGCTACTTCCAAGATCACAGAAAAACTTTCGGTAGATACTAAGATCAATTATGCTCTTGAGCAGGTACGTAATCGTCCGGCACTGACTGATGAGGTAACCAATATTGGCAATGGCTTGCTGGGACTGGCTGCCAACTTTGATCAGGCCTGGCTCCAGGATTATATGAATCCGGATGGCACCTACAAAAACTATACAGGCAATATCTATCGTGCCAATCCTTACTGGACGCTGAACAAAACGTTCAATCGCAGTTCGAAAGAAAGAACCGGAGGGTATATCAATCTTACATATAAACTCAACCATCTGTTTAGTTTGAATCTGCAGGCCGGAACGGACTTCTTCTCATTTACTCACGAAAACTTCTATGACAAGTATACCCCTGCTTATGATGGAGGTGCGTTGAATCAGCTTTCAATGAATACCAAAGAAACCAATTTTCAGGGGTTATTGAATTTTAACAAGGATCTGAGTTCAACTCTGAAGCTTTCAGCTATGCTTGGAGCCAACCTGATGAAATACCGCAGTAAGGGCAATAACATTTCAGGTACTCAGATCATCGAACCAGGCACAGCCAATTTGGTGAATTTCTCAGAGAAACTCATTCAGCCGTTTGATAACCGGAAAGAAATTCAGTCAGTCTTTGCCAGTGCTCAATTGAGTTATAAGGAGTTTTTGTTTTTGAATTTGCAGGGAAGAAACGATTGGGCTTCAACATTACCACCTCAGAACAATTCATTCTTCTATCCTTCGGCTGATGTTAGCTTTGTGCTTTCTGATGCCTTTCAAATCAGCTCGCCTGTCTTATCTTTTGCCAAGCTGAGAACTTCACTTGGGCAGGTGGGAAGTGATTTTGATCCGTACAAGACTACCTTTGCTTATAGTTTAACAGGTCGTACCATACGAGGTTATCCAATGGGCGAAATTCTGGGAGGTTCTATTCCCAATGCCCAGTTAAAACCTCAGATCAAAACTTCCTTTGAGGTCGGTGCCGATGTTCGTTTGTTTCAGGACCGGATTGGAATTGATCTAACCTATTACGATGAAGTGACCAATGATGTATTGCTGGATATTACAGTTCCTGAAACAACAGGCTTTAACACCGCTTCCCTGAATGCCGCCAAACTTAGAAACCGCGGCGTTGAATTATTGCTGACTACCACACCTGTACGTTTGGATAACGGTTTCCAATGGGATCTGTCTCTGAACTTTGCGAAAAACGTTAATAAAGTGGTCGAACTTAGTGATCTGCTGGAAACCTTTACAGTGGCAGAAGCTCGCTGGGCAGGGGCTACGATCATTGCTGAAAAAGGCAAGCCTTTTGGTACTATCAAAGGCAATGGCTTTTTACGGGATGAGAATGGAAACCGTGTCTTTAACAGCAGCAATGGCGAGCCACTGCCTACTACCCAGCCGATTTCATTAGGTAATACACTGCCCAACTGGACAGGAGGAGTGATTACATCTGTGTCCTATAAAGGATTTCAGATCAAAGCTGCTATTGATATCCGCATGGGAGGAGATATTTTCTCTATGAGCAATATGACCATGCATATGAATGGCTCTCATGCCAACACAGAGGCAGGTCGTGATTCATGGAACGAATACCAACAGGAAAGACAGGCGGCACAGCGCGCTGCGCAACAAGCAGGACAGGAAGCAAATGTAGATGATCCAACCAGCCCTTACTATGTAGACCGCGCCAACCGGGGATATATTGGGGTAGGAGTGAATCAGGAAGGTGACGTAAATAACATTGCTATCAGTCCGGCTGCTTACTGGCAGAGCATTGGTAACAATATTCCTGAGCCATTTATTTACGATGCCAGCTATATCAAGCTTCGGGATCTGGGTTTGAACTATACTTTCTCAAGCAATCTGCTTAAAAAGACTCC